A genomic window from Solanum stenotomum isolate F172 chromosome 10, ASM1918654v1, whole genome shotgun sequence includes:
- the LOC125841179 gene encoding uncharacterized protein LOC125841179, with translation MASKLPLVKAKAVEASKFLTKNGCAYYKQMLEQNKQYIQEPPTVEKCQHLAKQVFYTRLASIPGRYQAFWKELDDVRNLWKHRQELKIEDAGIAALFGLECFAWFCAGEIVGRGFTITGYYV, from the exons ATGGCGTCAAAACTGCCGTTAGTGAAAGCAAAGGCCGTTGAAGCTTCAAAGTTCTTGACCAAGAATGGATGTGCATACTACAAGCAGATGTTGGAGCAGAACAAACAATACATTCAAGAGCCACCTACTGTGGAGAAATGCCAGCATTTGGCGAAACAAGTGTTCTATACTCGCTTAGCTAG TATTCCTGGACGTTATCAAGCATTCTGGAAGGAACTTGATGATGTCAGGAACTTGTGGAAGCACAGACAGGAGCTGAAAATTGAGGATGCTGGCATTGCTGCTCTTTTTGGGCTAGAATGTTTTGCTTGGTTTTGTGCTGGGGAGATTGTAGGTCGAGGGTTCACGATTACTGGTTATTATGTCTAA
- the LOC125841156 gene encoding LOW QUALITY PROTEIN: uncharacterized protein LOC125841156 (The sequence of the model RefSeq protein was modified relative to this genomic sequence to represent the inferred CDS: deleted 1 base in 1 codon) encodes MAEEDVHYASEVGTNKRKYEEEQTISRKPTGFSAPISSQSPDASYNTVPPPMDDFQLAKQKAQEIAARLLNTAEPKKARVDNGSGFDSVEHKPFVNPAVTNSYGYPGPSKKIEVPNARVGVIIGRGGETIKYLQLQSGAKIQVTRDMDSDPHSRTRGVELVGTPEQIAKAEQLISDVLSEADAGGSGIVSRRITGQVAGAEQFVMKVANNKVGLIIGKGGETIKNMQGRTGARIQVIPLHLPPGDTSTERTVQIDGSTEQIEAAKQLVYEVTSENRVRNPGMAGGYPQQGYQTQPPASWAPPGAQMQQPGYGYLQPGAYPGPSPQYNRSQPPYPGYPPQQASGGYASGWDQTTAPNQQTSQAGGYDYYSQQAPPQQQQTPGGSAASTDTTAYGYNQPSATGYNQGQSYSQDGYGGYHAPAAHSGYQGTGYDQQQGYSSTPSYGNVPNPTSDGHNTSHGTQGDGSQAPAPAQSSAVGQQGYQSGQQPSPTPSYPSQGSTQAGYGMPPTSQGGYGTQSAAGYGPPQAQKPLTSLPAYGQPQQSPSAQGGYAQPPPVQPGYPQAATAQSGYGQGDSGTQRPPSSYGTPTAHPGYGAASYGQQPPPYSSAYAGGYVQPPAAYSSDGNGVANPTSQSVQPSLGGVPKASPQS; translated from the exons ATGGCGGAAGAGGACGTCCATTACGCATCAGAGGTTGGAACCAACAAGAGGAAGTACGAGGAAGAGCAGACTATTTCCCGTAAACCCACTGGATTCTCTGCCCCGATTTCTTCCCAATCACCTGATGCTTCTTACAACACCGTTCCTCCGCCTATGGATGATTTCCAGCTCGCTAAGCAGAAGGCTCAGGAAATCGCCGCTAGGCTATTGAACACCGCGGAGCCCAAAAAAGCGCGAGTTGATAACGGCTCTGGATTTGATTCTGTCGAac ACAAACCCTTTGTTAATCCAGCTGTGACAAATTCATATGGTTATCCGGGGCCAAGCAAGAAGATTGAGGTACCAAATGCTAGAGTTGGAGTGATCATAGGCAGGGGTGGGGAGACAATCAAGTATCTTCAACTACAGTCTGGAGCCAAGATTCAGGTTACTCGAGACATGGATTCTGATCCACATTCTCGTACTAGGGGGGTTGAACTCGTGGGTACACCAGAGCAAATTGCTAAGGCTGAACAATTAATTAGTGACGTTCTTTCTGAG GCTGATGCAGGAGGTTCAGGCATAGTTTCCCGGAGGATAACTGGACAGGTTGCTGGGGCAGAACAATTTGTAATGAAAGTCGCCAACAACAAG GTTGGTCTTATTATTGGCAAAGGAGGTGAAACCATAAAAAATATGCAAGGAAGGACTGGAGCGCGTATTCAG GTGATTCCTCTACACTTGCCTCCAGGTGATACATCAACAGAAAGGACAGTACAAATTGATGGATCAACTGAACAGATTGAGGCTGCTAAGCAGCTGGTGTATGAAGTTACTAGTGAG AATCGTGTTAGAAATCCAGGAATGGCTGGAGGATATCCTCAACAAGGTTATCAAACTCAACCTCCTGCAAGCTGGGCTCCTCCTGGTGCGCAGATGCAACAACCTGGTTATGGTTACCTTCAACCTGGAGCATATCCAGGTCCATCTCCCCAATATAACAGGTCTCAACCACCCTACCCTGGTTACCCTCCACAACAGGCCTCTGGTGGATATGCCTCTGGTTGGGATCAGACAACTGCACCAAATCAACAAACGTCTCAGGCAGGTGGTTATGATTACTATAGTCAGCAGGCACCCCCACAACAGCAACAAACACCTGGAGGTTCAGCTGCTTCAACTGATACTACTGCCTACGGTTACAATCAGCCTTCAGCCACAGGTTACAACCAGGGACAGAGCTACTCCCAAGATGGCTACGGCGGATATCATGCACCTGCTGCTCACTCTGGTTATCAGGGTACTGGTTATGATCAGCAACAAGGTTATAGCTCTACTCCAAGCTATGGTAATGTACCGAACCCAACTTCTGATGGCCACAACACTTCACATGGTACGCAAGGTGATGGCAGTCAAGCACCTGCACCAGCTCAGTCTTCAGCCGTGGGCCAACAAGGCTATCAGTCTGGCCAGCAGCCCAGCCCTACTCCTAGTTACCCATCTCAAGGCTCTACTCAAGCTGGGTATGGGATGCCACCTACTTCCCAAGGTGGGTATGGCACCCAGTCAGCAGCAGGTTATGGGCCCCCTCAAGCCCAAAAGCCTCTGACTAGTCTTCCAGCTTATGGTCAGCCTCAGCAATCTCCTAGTGCACAAGGTGGCTATGCCCAACCTCCACCGGTGCAGCCCGGGTATCCACAGGCAGCAACTGCTCAATCAGGTTATGGTCAGGGTGATTCTGGGACTCAGCGACCTCCATCCTCTTATGGCACTCCAACAGCTCACCCTGGATATGGGGCTGCTAGCTATGGACAGCAGCCACCACCTTACAGTAGTGCCTATGCTGGCGGTTATGTGCAGCCTCCGGCAGCGTACTCTTCTGATGGCAATGGTGTTGCAAATCCGACATCCCAGTCTGTTCAACCTAGT CTGGGGGGGGTTCCAAAAGCCTCACCTCAGAGTTAA